The Carassius auratus strain Wakin unplaced genomic scaffold, ASM336829v1 scaf_tig00016903, whole genome shotgun sequence DNA segment aaacacaaagcccgccgccgcgggtttttcctcccgcgacgagagctctgtccgctcgatagcacgtcagctggtcgagctgaatagcgccatctggaacgctgttgctgagccatgtttccgtgaacacaaaaacacaacagtctcttacagtcctctgagttgagcgtaaTAATcggatgtagtccagtttattatCCAACGAGCatacgttagccagtacgatggtggggatagatggcttgtgtgggttagccgttagcctagcccggatacctccgcgcttccccctcttctgcttcctctcacaccgcttgtggcgcctccgctgcgggcgagatgcagtagtgggggtcggtgatggtgaaggcctccgtagcagatcgagatcccgcagctgttccgcgTGCGCGGAGTTTAAATGCGGTcctgccgacatcgagcagaaactcgcgactgtatttgcgcttacagacaggtagacgcgacgacaacgtacaaaaacactgcgactcacaagacaaaaaacacgaaaacaccgttctgtcgggacagagagaagccgctgcgtgtggacgcgccGCCATCTTACGCCATCTTATTTGATGAAATgctggcataggatgaggtcggagaacagttaatcccgaggagtgagtcgccgtgcccatacctcgacaagtacatgacactgaccgagataacagagagaaaatatgttttcagatgctgcttgtaaaaattatcagggtccagcCTGGCTATTTTTTTggtactgtttggaggtcttgcattttgttctgcaaaggcctACAGTACATTAAGCATgaccatgcaacaggtgcatacacttacttgtgcgcacattgttaattacatgtatttagattgtttttgttgccaaattgataaggaacacaaaaaactattaaactaaacaattacacctgcctatctgtttgactgacagttttgagcactgagctagcattgacttgtaataaaacgtgttcaacataaaaatttaattttaaaagtagcttagatgtagcaagctactgttgatgtagcttagcttgctacatttcccaggggggtagcttcagtgtagtgaagcttaatttactgtagagtaactggtagcttagctcactacattttccaagtagcttgcccaacactggtatTAGTGCTGTTTTGGACGTATTACATGAATTTGTTTACTGGATCCTGGACTTTCCAGGAGTTTTCTGGTTTAAAATGATCTGACTGCAAAAACCTGCTTCTtttcatttgtgttgtttttgtcataatGTAGAACGATAATGAACTGTTATGCCTTCGTACCCCACACACTGACAACCCTTGAGGTAAACCGACTACGGTTACATTCACATTCATGTGGTTTGTCAAGATGAGAGGTGACTCCTTCTGGTAGTATGATTGATATAATTCAGTGTCATTTCTAACTTTGGTAATTTCACTGGGAATCTACTCGTCAGTTTTCATCAACAAGCCCCGTGCATTTAGTAATTCTGTGAATTTTAGACAATAGCACTTACCCATTTGCACACCTGCCAAAATATGTGCAATCTGCTTAAATCAATAAGAAATTCAAATCTGATGTGAACAAGAAACTATTTGTTTAGACATCTGAAGTTACTGTTTTGAAGAGAAAAAAACTCTCATTTGAGGACTGAGCCacagcgactgagaaaaactgtaagtaGTTTGAGGTAATAGAGCTTTGTTGTGTTTTCAGGAATGGGAGCTGCAAAATTTAGTGATGTGATGACACtgacaaaaccaaataaaaaaattaagcaaaaaaaaaaatattaaaacagtgttttaaatttTAGTCTGTCAAGTAATCCCAATTAAAAAGCTAATACACTACTgcaaaaagcaattaaaaattaATGAGCTTAATGGACTGTGTTTGTACAGTATCTACAGAGTAAGTGAGTGATATATTCACTCATGAAATGATAAGATCGTAGATGTCACATCCAGGATCCTGCTTGTCAGTGTGTATCTGGTTAAATGCTCTCATGTGAATCACTTGCAGTCAGGGGATCCGCTGATCTTGAGGTAATGTTCTCACGTTCTGTGGTGGAACTACTGCAGTTCATCTGGCCTAGAGATGATACAATATACTATCAGAAAACTTTAGAATTAGCATCAGCTTGTGCTGATTTCATACCAATTCAGTACGTTATATGTTTCACTTGATAAACCCCACTCTAAACCAACCCAACCGTTGGGTTGTAAAACTCAGCATTTTTTAGTGTGTGCACATATTCAACTCATAAGCCTTTATGGTACCAGACTTTACAGCATGGTTTCCATatttaaatgctgaataaatattaaattaaataattaatctcAGGTTAGAGACAATTGAGTATGagaaaaattaaatttgaaacaTGCTGTTATAGTGTTTGTCCTGTTTGGAGTTGATGGATGGTCATTTTTGTGTATGATATGAATAATATGGAATAATATtgtaggtgagtaaataatgggtCAATTATGATTTTCTGATTCTGAATTAGTCCTTGAATTAATATGAACTCACCATTGAACCTTCTGTTTTTGTAGAGTAAAAACATGATGTATAGAACTGCAATCACAAGAGCACCTGCAGCTACTGCTGCCCAGTGATGACTTCTAGATCCCAGACTTCCAGctacaggggaaaaaaaaaaatgttctaaacATTCTATAAATTCATGCAACAAGTAAATACAGTTTCTTGACTAATTCTGAGCTGCAGCTGGAGTAAGAAGCTACTGTAAAACAATTTTGCATACAatattaaagggtaagttcactgaaaaataaaaattatgtcattaataaccagtgtttggaataacgccgtttaaaagaacggcgttagataacaacgttattttttcagtaacggggtaatctaactaattacttttcccgtcgttacaacgctgttaacattactggacgttaaatgcggtgcgttactttgcattgatttaataaactatgtaattcgaacgcacccctggctcacacagcgagtgaggaggtgggttaataacgagataatcgattatgattggctaaggcagagtcatgtttTTCATGGtaaccaatcagagccagtgtttttacgccagcggtgtcaaacacacagacgcacgcGAGATTCGcggcagcagcagagatggcgagtcaggagcaatccgaggAAAAGTTGGCGTTTTCAAGGTGGAGCTAtgagcactacttcaaattcattgtggtcaaaggcaataacgtgcatgtaatgtgtacatgtaacatgtgacacaccatctacaaagctagtggccaaaaacacttttcttacaaagataatacttggaagtgcaggataaaactcttgctgtctgttgacgtgcaataaatattgaaagtaatgtaggaacacctgtctgttctactcattttaactgacttgtgaaaactgcaacaacaacagtaacgcaaatagtaacgcaaatagttactttccctggtaacgagttacttttattatagagtaattcagttactaactcagttactttttggaacaagtagtgagtaactataactaattacttttttaaagtaacgttcccaacagtataactcaccctcatattgttccaaacctgtaagacctctgttcatctgtgggacacagtttaagatatttcagatttagtccgagagctctcagtccctccattgaagctgtgtgtacggtctactgtccatgtccagaaaggaaagaaaaacatcaaagtagtccatgtgacatcagagggtcagttagaatttgttgaagcatcgaaaataccttttggttcaaaaatagcaaaaagctatgactttattcagcattgtcttctcttccgtgtctgttgtgagagagttcaaaacaaagcagtttgtcatatccggttcacgaacgaatcattcgatttaaccggatgtttttgaaccagttcaccaaatcgaactgaatagttttaaacggttcgcgtctccaatacgcattaatccacaaatgatttaagctgttaactttttttaatgtggctgacactccctctgagttcaaacaaaccaatatcccggagtaattcatttactcaaacagtacactgactgaactgctgtgaagagagaactgaagatgaacaccgagccgagccagataacgaacgaaagattgactcatcGGTTTTCGGAttaccagtagttctttcggacagttcaattcaataaaccggttgaagaaaacggttcaccggttatGTTGCGCTAATGActtcatttgcgatgattgcccgtgattcaagccttcggtttacccgcgctcataacactagcacagaatcagttcagaatcaatcaccaaaagaatcagttcggttcagacgctctgtgtgtcggtctgcttcacgctgaatcacacatgcgcagtatcatcagctcctcggttcacgaattggacgcgtctgacagaaacggttcttgactcgtgaacgagtcattatctggctcggctcggtgttcatcttcagttctctcttcacagcagttcagtcagtgtactgtttgagtaaatgaattactccgggatattggtttgtttgaactcagagggagtgtcagccacattaaaaaagtgaacagcttaagtcatttgtggattaatgcttattggagacgcgaaccgtttaaaacgattcagttcgatttggtgaactggttcaagaagatccggttgcatcaagtgattcgttcgtgaaccggatatcaaaaattgctttgttttgaactctctctcacaacagacacggaagagaagacaatgctgaataaagtcgtagtttttgctatttttgaaccaaaatgtattttcgatgcttcaacaaattctaactgaccctctgatgtcacatggactactttgatgatgtttttcttacctttctggacatggacagtataccgtacacacagcttcaatggaggggttgagagctctcggactaaatctaaaatatcttaaactgtgtcccgaagataaacggaggtcttacgggtttggaacgacatgagggtaagtttttaatgacataattttcattttttggtgaactaaccctttaaagtctGACTGTTAATATGGTCATATTTACCCCATGATGTTGTAAATGTCTGACCGCTGTGAAGGACGTGACACTCATAGCCCTGTTTCTCATCTCTGTGTATCTTCACACTGGTTCTCATCTGAAAGGTTTGGTTATCGTTGGGTCTGACTCCAGAAGAGCTGAAGGGTTGGACTGTGATGTTGTTTAGCGTGATCTTCATCTCTATGTGTTTGGGGTAGAAGCCAGTGGCCAGACAGGTCAGATTCAGCTCGCTTTGGTCATGAGGAGCTGCAGATGCAAACATGTGAAGAACTGGAGGAGCTGCAATAAGAAGCAGATGATAGAGGAACTGATTCTGAACAAAAAGACATTAATGATTGAGTTTGAAACACTGAAGTCATTAGAGAAACACATACTGTTTACTGAAGCATTACATGTGGAGATCCAGTCCATGCAGTCTTTGAGGTATAACTGAAGAAGATGATTGTGAAATCTGTCAGCGTCCCATTTCATTTTGGTTTCTTTTGCATTTGGACTTTTTTCAATCCACTGCATTGTGtcataattaaagaaaataaaatcctCTCCATCATATCCGTACTCATCAAGAGCGTTCACATTCATCACTGCTCCATCTGGATGTTTCTCCACCTCACAGCCGACTCTCCTCTGTAGTGTATGGAGGCCTAAACATGtcaattcacaaataaataaaaaacaacaactcatcattacaagtttaaaaatatgttgtaactgaataaataaagtgatatatttttaagagtacAATGCTTTTATGGGTCAATGTCATTCAAGTAAAACCCAATGAATTCACCTTCACATCTGGAGCTTGTGCAGTTTGCCAGAGAGTTAACCAGATTTATTAACCAGTCTCTAGATTCATGAGGTTCTCTGGTATATCTCCAGATTTCTGCATCCAAACGATCTCTTTTCCAGCTGTGTTCTTCATTACTGTAGTGAGAGATCGATCTGtcgtcatacacacacactgcactgaaCACAGGACCAGAGACTCCATCAGGTTTGCTGAGGACGGTGTAAACAAACAGGAGATGGTGTCTCTCTaaagataaataaagataaacGCAAGAGAATAAAAGTGTTAAGGTCATGTCAACATTACATATAGTCAAACTGCCTGAGAATACTCCAATTAATATCTTTATCTCTCTCTTAAATAATTCAGATCCATCTCTAAGACAGGTCAGTTCACTCAAGCTTATTAACactaatattatttacatacctcagatttattttataatatgtagTACTATAGTAACTGTAACTATAGTATTGTTGCAGAAATGTGAGTCATTCACATCAAATTTTATTATGTTATCAACATACACTAGGcttgaattaaacattaaagcagTTATGGGTTTGAACTGCAATGTTTTTAACCTCTTCACTGTCACCCACCCTTTTTAAACATAGAGAAGTGAAAGTACACAATTCAAAGTTAAATTATTCTGTATTCAAAAGCGTTTGTGAATTATAACAAAGCGCTCCAACactcatattacaaaataagagcaagaatattaacttgctgaatcatttaaaaatctattaaaataaaagttctggATTGCACAAGACTAGTTCCACCTCAGATTGAGATTACAGTATATCTTCCCACAGTGTCAGATGCTTTCCACATCAGACAGTCCTGAAACAATTACAAAATTTAGAGCCCGCTTCAACTTTCATATACGTGTTGTTTTGTTTCTACTTTCAGaaagctataaaaataaaagttgtgaaagttttgacatttgccaagtatggtagcacaaactcggaattggtgctctgcaaaTAACCCATCCAAGAACACACAACCGgagcagctatagatccagcgcccggggagcaactggggattcagtgtcttgctcaagggcacttcagccatgggtattgagggtgaaagagagtgctgttcattcactccttccCACCTACagtacaactcctgccagcaaaGAGACTTGAACCAGTGACCTTCTGGTAAGTAGTTCAACTCTCTAACTATTAGACCACAGTTGCCCCAAGTTATAGATTGTTCCACATCATATTGAGAATACAACTTCCCACAGCGTCAGCTGTGTTGTTTCAGGactgtctgatgtggaattacaaaataagagcccctcAACCTTCATATAAAGGTGAATCTCAATAATTTAGAATGTTGTGggaaagttcatttcagtaattcaactcaaattgtgaaactcgtgtattaaataaactcattgcacacagactgaaatagtttaagtctttggttcttctaATCGTGAtgatttatgctgtggcacccggggagcagttggtggttcaGTACCTtcctcaaggacacctcagtcgtggtattgagggtggagagagcactgtacgtGCACCTCCCCCCACctacctacaattcctgccagcccaagactcgaactcacaacccttggaTTGTGAGTCCgactctttaaccattaggccacgacttccatgatattgcttgacaatcctcataaggctgtggttttcctggttggttgtgcatttttttcttccatactttttccttccactcaactttctgttaacatgcttggatacagcactctgcaAACAGCCAgattctttggcaatgaatgtttgtggcttaccctccttgtgaagggtgtcaatgattgtcttctggacaactgtcagatcagcagtcttccccatgattgtgtagcctagtgaaccaaactgagagaccattttgaaggctcaggaaacctttgcaggtgttttgagttgtttaGCTGATAGGCCATGTCACTTTATTCAAATTTGTTGATATTTGGAGGGTTTTTGTGAAATGTGAGCAAAAATAGTCAcattaaaagaatcaaagacttaaactacttcagtctgtgtgcattgaatttatttaatacacaagtttaacaatttgagttaaattactgaaatacatttttccacatcattctaatattttgagatgcacctgtatataaaaGTTAGGAGTCtcatattttgtaattccacatcggATTAAAGTATGTCTTTCAGAGTCAACACGTGGCTTTTTAGCTATGAGTAAAGAAAGGAAAAGTAGCCTACACTTTTAGATTAACACGATTGCACTCGTGGAGAAACAAAGTTCTTTTTTACCAGCAGGATTACTTGTATTAGTCCAACCAccggaaaaaaatacattaatacatattgAATACCTTACCGGAATAAACGCAGCATAGCCCGATGTACACAAACAGTACAATGAGAGAGAACATCAAATCCATTTAAAGTTTAGAAGAATCTGCACCGAACAAGTGTAGCAAACACCATAGACATGTCTATGACAAACACCACATGgcgaccaacttcctggttcaggtctcctGCTTGTAAGATGTTTCCTGTCAGATGTCAAACagacatttattaaaatgcatgtaaaactgcTTCTAAGACCTTTATCAGAGTACACGGCAGATGATTCCCAGATCTTGGCCTAAAGTACTTCTCTGCCGGCATAGtgatcatttaattaaaaaatttttatttttaaataattttttactttactataatatgaaacttttagttttataCATGGGGGAAAAGCTATGAAGGATGAACAAATAtcatcacattaaaaataactttcaaattcTGTAATACTTAAAGcattaaagagtaactaaaccctaaaccaactttttttagttaatgatctgtaagaatggggctttataagtgctgttcattgattcgagtaacttttttgacatttgagtataaagtgttttaattctacaatatatggtgtaaaaacgtctgagtgttgccctcttcaggttgaacggtggctactgcagttgattgttcctattggatgttgcggaGGCAAGTGATGTaagcggtggcaggtgacgtaagcagtttccagctcaccacaccccttggtacgagctaccacgcccttgggagtataaaaccatcttgttccgtcaaaaatcactgtagtgactcagtgagttgg contains these protein-coding regions:
- the LOC113075366 gene encoding zinc-alpha-2-glycoprotein-like — encoded protein: MDLMFSLIVLFVYIGLCCVYSERHHLLFVYTVLSKPDGVSGPVFSAVCVYDDRSISHYSNEEHSWKRDRLDAEIWRYTREPHESRDWLINLVNSLANCTSSRCEGLHTLQRRVGCEVEKHPDGAVMNVNALDEYGYDGEDFIFFNYDTMQWIEKSPNAKETKMKWDADRFHNHLLQLYLKDCMDWISTCNASVNTPPVLHMFASAAPHDQSELNLTCLATGFYPKHIEMKITLNNITVQPFSSSGVRPNDNQTFQMRTSVKIHRDEKQGYECHVLHSGQTFTTSWAGSLGSRSHHWAAVAAGALVIAVLYIMFLLYKNRRFNGQMNCSSSTTERENITSRSADPLTASDSHESI